A window from Plodia interpunctella isolate USDA-ARS_2022_Savannah chromosome 2, ilPloInte3.2, whole genome shotgun sequence encodes these proteins:
- the LOC128676361 gene encoding putative serine protease K12H4.7, giving the protein MKDVGSIFAESSIKMNWFEQPLDHFDKEETRTWQMKYFERHDYWRKDGPIYVFINGEGPASSIFLKTGMLYDLAKETGGAMYLSEHRYYGDSKPFANFTSENLKYLSSRQALADVANLLKYVLTIPAFKHSKVVVVGGSYAGNLAAWMKLLYPNLIDAAIASSAPVVAKADFYEYLETVSEDFEQHGTDGCWDNIAAKFKKYEKLFKTSEGIKQLKEEENICSDTDFRKDENRQLFFLDNASRYMVHAQYGSPDTIKKLCQDQKSTFAGNIDEPNVLWNEKKQCISYDFDEMIEEIRDIDWLVSWLYQTCTEFGYYQTTNSNNHPFTRNVPIELYYRPIELYYRYCSKLFGPEFDEERVEIGVIQSNKMYGGLNPNVTHVVFVNGDMDPWSKLGVLEDVSYEAPATIIPMASHCRDLFSDRKNDPEELKEARRYIRYLIKDWIGSGDYKTSG; this is encoded by the coding sequence ATGAAAGATGTCGGTAGTATTTTTGCTGAATCTTCAATCAAAATGAATTGGTTTGAACAACCATTGGACCATTTCGATAAAGAAGAAACCAGGACTTGGCAGATGAAGTACTTTGAAAGACACGATTACTGGCGTAAAGATGGACCTATTTATGTCTTCATCAACGGTGAAGGTCCAGCGAgctcaatatttttgaaaactggaatgTTATACGATTTAGCTAAAGAAACAGGAGGGGCCATGTATCTATCTGAACATAGGTATTATGGAGACAGCAAACCATTTGCCAATTTTACGTctgaaaacttgaaatatttgaGTTCTAGACAAGCTTTGGCCGATGTTGCAAATTTActcaaatatgttttaacaATTCCTGCATTCAAACATTCAAAAGTAGTGGTTGTTGGTGGATCATACGCTGGGAATCTAGCAGCTTGGATGAAGTTGCTGTATCCAAACTTAATTGACGCGGCAATCGCCAGCAGCGCTCCTGTTGTAGCTAAAGCGGATTTTTACGAATATCTAGAAACTGTAAGTGAAGATTTTGAGCAACACGGCACCGATGGTTGTTGGGATAACATTGCCGCTAAATTTAAGAAGTatgaaaaactttttaaaacaagTGAAGGTATTAAACAGctaaaagaagaagaaaatatttgtagtgATACTGATTTCAGAAAAGACGAAAATCGTCAATTGTTTTTCTTAGACAACGCTTCGAGGTATATGGTACATGCACAGTATGGTAGTCCAGATACAATTAAGAAATTGTGTCAGGATCAAAAATCTACTTTCGCGGGTAACATTGACGAGCCTAATGTTCTTTGGAATGAAAAAAAGCAATGTATCAGTTACGATTTTGACGAAATGATAGAGGAAATACGAGACATTGATTGGTTGGTCTCCTGGTTATATCAGACATGTACCGAATTTGGTTATTATCAAACGACCAATTCTAATAATCATCCGTTCACGAGAAATGTTCCCATTGAATTATACTACAGACCCATTGAATTATACTACAGATATTGTTCGAAATTGTTTGGTCCTGAGTTCGATGAAGAAAGGGTCGAAATAGGTGTTatacaatcaaataaaatgtatggtgGTTTGAATCCTAATGTTACTCACGTAGTATTTGTAAATGGCGATATGGATCCGTGGAGTAAGCTAGGTGTTCTTGAAGATGTTTCGTATGAAGCTCCTGCTACTATTATTCCTATGGCGTCACACTGCAGAGATTTATTCTCTGATAGAAAAAATGATCCGGAGGAATTAAAAGAAGCTAGGCGTTACATCAGATATCTTATTAAGGATTGGATAGGATCTGGAGATTATAAAACCTCAGGGTGa
- the LOC128680631 gene encoding intraflagellar transport protein 74 homolog: MATARTMATNSQHCMKVATSGRFVLFLTHIKGEKYLFIMDFSEDVSHAGSGVRRTDTRPVSRRGFREYTNTGSAVSRSGTMRPSSAYRGGTASRMSTAGFGPAPPTTGRQATAMTGFSMIDRPITQQGISGLRTGTARGFRTRQLQDKRYWEELMQVKIREMKAEIARLNEKADAGERERSAKKHYEKRVRELAQELTDLQGRLADYNTAIRIANGEASKQSVEEQIREMETSNKKLQEEVEHVFLEKQRKENQLRQLKEQMDKEQSTISKILSEMTPEQKDQYNDLESTAASLRDEVEQARTQLDHLNREKEEFNKEISGSQIKVHLLELHRRLATAEEKRDNLKNELNNKLDPQEEREKLLLQVREDNAAISSLDSNAASIKEQIRKVQELIEQAEQDLEEGNSERHQKYRELKKREETMDTFMSTYEENLKKEQEKIEQLEKDVVFALEHSSSNIDLDLSEIDNLKQKEGYTSTYDDNKKSVQTLTNDYERFQSNLKKAEATRERLATELQTLPEKTSVMKEELNTLSNLEKLRDEGEDQKKALETEVKVIKEKLTPTENAVLEATSKLKKLQTSLEGNEMYTKLNNLEEQLAQLESRKIVLEEDIASITLKADYEPLKKQAMEALAALNKKIIEDLNSTKSY; this comes from the exons ATGGCAACGGCTCGCACCATGGCAACGAACTCACAACATTGCATGAAGGTGGCCACTAGCGGGCGTTTTGTGTTATTCTTGACCCATATTAAAGGTGAAAAATACCTGTTTATTATGGATTTTTCCGAGGACGTGTCACACGCAGGCAGCGGGGTGCGGCGGACGGACACTCGGCCAGTTTCAAGACGTGGGTTTCGAGAATATACTAACACTGGTTCTGCTGTGTCTag GAGCGGAACCATGAGACCAAGCTCAGCATACCGTGGAGGCACTGCCTCTCGCATGTCGACTGCTGGGTTTGGACCAGCGCCGCCCACTACTGGCCGGCAGGCCACTGCTATGACTGGGTTCTCCATG ATCGACAGACCAATAACCCAACAAGGTATATCGGGGCTACGCACAGGCACGGCGCGTGGTTTCCGAACGAGGCAACTACAAGACAAGAGGTACTGGGAGGAGCTGATGCAGGTCAAGATCAGGGAGATGAAGGCGGAGATCGCGAGGCTGAATGAGAAGGCAGATGCGGGGGAAAGAGAGAGGTCGGCGAAGAAACATTATGAGAAGAGAGTGAGGGAGCTCGCGCAGGAACTAACTG ATCTCCAAGGCCGCTTAGCTGATTACAACACAGCTATCCGCATTGCAAATGGCGAGGCTTCGAAGCAGTCAGTTGAAGAACAGATCAGAGAAATGGAAACCAGTAACAAGAAGCTTCAAGAAGAAGTGGAACATGTATTTTTAGAGAAACAGAGGAAGGAAAATCAGTTGAGGCAACTTAAAGAACAGATGGACAAG GAGCAATCAACAATATCCAAGATATTGTCAGAGATGACACCAGAACAGAAGGACCAGTATAACGACTTGGAGTCGACTGCTGCATCGTTGAGAGATGAGGTGGAGCAGGCCAGGACTCAACTCGACCATTTGAACAGGGAAAAAGAGGAGTTTAACAAAGAGATTTCTGGATCACAG ATAAAAGTTCATCTATTGGAGTTGCATCGTCGTTTGGCCACAGCTGAGGAGAAGAGGGACAACCTGAAAAATGAACTAAACAACAAACTAGACCCGCAAGAAGAACGAGAGAAGTTATTGCTTCAG GTTCGTGAAGACAACGCTGCCATATCATCTCTTGACAGTAATGCGGCAAGCATCAAAGAACAGATTCGCAAAGTGCAGGAACTCATTGAGCAAGCTGAACAA GACTTAGAAGAAGGTAATTCAGAACGCCACCAGAAATATCGAGAACTGAAGAAAAGAGAAGAAACAATGGATACCTTCATGTCTACGTATGAAGAAAACCTGAAAAAAGAACAGGAGAAAATCGAGCAGTTGGAAAAAGATGTGGTTTTCGCTTTGGAACACAGCAGTTCTAACATAGACTTGGATTTGAGTGAGATTGATAATTTGAAACAGAAAGAAGGATATACTTCGACgtatgatgataataaaaagtcTGTTCAGACTCTAACTAATGATTATGAGAGGTTCCAAAGTAATTTGAAAAAG GCGGAGGCAACACGGGAACGCCTCGCCACAGAACTGCAGACGTTGCCAGAGAAAACCAGTGTCATGAAAGAAGAACTTAACACACTTTCCAATTTAGAGAAACTAAGGGACGAAG GTGAAGATCAGAAGAAGGCACTAGAAACCGAGGTGAAAGTTATTAAAGAGAAATTGACGCCCACTGAAAATGCAGTCTTGGAAGCAACAAGCAAGTTAAAGAAATTACAG acaagTTTAGAAGGAAACGAAATGTACACGAAATTAAACAATCTAGAAGAGCAATTAGCACAATTGGAAAGCAGGAAGATTGTTCTAGAAGAAGACATAGCTTCTATAACTCTGAAGGCTGATTACGAGCCGCTAAAGAAACAGGCGATGGAAGCATTGGCGGCGTTGAATAAAAAGATTATAGAAGACTTGAACAGCACGAAATCTTATTAG